The proteins below are encoded in one region of Candidatus Profftella armatura (Diaphorina cf. continua):
- a CDS encoding RluA family pseudouridine synthase translates to MNILKLNNNIKSSISIQKFTTLEENAGQRIDNFLLRVCRKVPRSHIYKILRSGEVYINKNRINQTYRLKKNDIIEISRPIKIEKKIVNKIVNIKFKILLEDNYLLIIEKPSGIAVHGGSGISWGVIEQLRILRPKSKFLELVHRLDRDTSGILLLAKKRTALINLHEQIRSGYIDKRYLVLVNGNWINKRQHIKYSLYKYISKDGNRRVTVTEHGGKASHTIFSLKCHYGKKYTLLEAELKTGRTHQIRVHLSKIGFSVVGDNKYGNFFLNKNLKKSTHYFNRMFLHASQITFFHPEDRKIIKLKSSLPLECKKFLKNLIKK, encoded by the coding sequence ATGAATATTCTTAAATTAAATAATAATATTAAATCATCAATATCAATACAAAAATTTACTACTCTTGAAGAAAATGCCGGGCAAAGAATTGATAATTTTTTATTACGTGTTTGTCGTAAAGTTCCTAGAAGTCATATTTATAAAATTTTACGATCTGGTGAGGTGTATATCAATAAAAACCGTATTAATCAAACTTATCGTTTAAAAAAAAATGATATTATAGAAATATCACGTCCAATAAAAATTGAAAAAAAAATAGTAAATAAAATTGTTAATATAAAATTTAAAATATTATTAGAAGATAATTATTTACTTATAATTGAAAAACCTTCTGGTATTGCTGTTCACGGAGGATCTGGTATTAGTTGGGGTGTTATAGAGCAATTAAGAATATTAAGACCAAAATCTAAATTTTTAGAATTAGTACATCGCTTAGATCGTGATACTTCTGGTATATTATTATTAGCTAAAAAAAGAACTGCTTTAATTAATCTTCATGAACAAATACGATCCGGTTATATTGATAAACGCTATTTAGTATTAGTAAATGGAAATTGGATTAATAAGCGTCAACATATTAAATATTCACTTTATAAATATATTTCTAAAGATGGAAATAGACGAGTAACAGTCACAGAACATGGAGGAAAAGCATCTCATACAATTTTTTCTTTAAAGTGTCATTATGGAAAAAAATACACACTATTAGAAGCAGAATTAAAAACTGGACGTACTCATCAAATACGAGTTCACTTATCAAAAATTGGTTTTTCTGTTGTTGGAGATAATAAATATGGTAATTTTTTTTTAAATAAAAACTTAAAAAAATCAACACATTATTTTAATAGAATGTTTCTTCATGCTTCTCAAATTACCTTTTTTCACCCAGAAGATAGAAAAATCATAAAATTAAAATCATCATTACCATTAGAATGTAAAAAATTTTTAAAAAATTTAATAAAAAAATAA
- the dcd gene encoding dCTP deaminase, which produces MTIKSDNWIHNMAKYHGMIEPFVPHQVREVNSRKIVSYGISSYGYDIRCANEFKIFTNINSTIIDPKNFDNKLFVDFIGDVCIIPPNSFVLARTIEYFRIPRKILTMCIGKSTYARCGIIVNVTPFEPEWEGYVTLEFSNTTPLPAKIYSEEGCAQVLFFESDETCKVSYKDRDGKYQGQTGINLPKI; this is translated from the coding sequence ATGACAATTAAATCAGATAATTGGATTCACAATATGGCTAAATATCATGGTATGATAGAGCCTTTTGTTCCTCATCAAGTCAGAGAAGTTAATTCTCGTAAAATTGTTTCCTACGGAATTTCTTCATATGGGTACGATATTCGTTGCGCAAATGAATTTAAAATTTTTACAAATATTAATTCAACAATTATTGATCCAAAAAATTTTGATAATAAATTATTTGTTGATTTTATTGGTGATGTATGTATTATTCCTCCAAATTCTTTTGTTTTAGCTCGTACTATAGAATACTTTCGTATTCCACGTAAAATATTGACTATGTGTATTGGAAAATCAACATATGCTCGTTGTGGAATTATTGTAAATGTAACACCATTTGAACCAGAGTGGGAGGGTTATGTAACATTAGAGTTTTCTAATACAACGCCTTTGCCTGCTAAAATTTATTCTGAAGAAGGTTGTGCGCAAGTATTATTTTTTGAAAGCGACGAAACATGTAAGGTTTCTTATAAAGATAGAGATGGTAAGTATCAAGGTCAAACCGGAATAAATTTACCAAAAATTTAA
- the rpsI gene encoding 30S ribosomal protein S9 — MNIISSSVYYKYGTGRRKSAVSRVFMKIGSGKITINRKPADKYFSRKTGLMVIFQPLELTKHTKTFDIKINVRGGGESGQAGAVRHGITRALVNYDLNLKSSLSKAGFVIRDSREVERKKVGLRKARRARQFSKR, encoded by the coding sequence ATGAATATAATTAGCAGTAGTGTTTATTATAAATATGGAACAGGTCGTCGTAAAAGCGCTGTATCTCGTGTTTTTATGAAAATTGGATCCGGTAAAATTACTATAAATAGAAAACCAGCGGATAAATATTTTTCAAGAAAAACTGGTTTAATGGTAATTTTTCAACCATTAGAATTAACAAAACACACAAAAACTTTTGATATTAAAATAAATGTTCGTGGAGGAGGGGAATCCGGACAAGCTGGAGCAGTAAGACATGGTATTACACGCGCATTAGTTAATTATGATTTAAATTTAAAATCATCTTTATCAAAAGCCGGTTTTGTTATTAGAGATTCCCGTGAAGTAGAAAGAAAAAAAGTTGGATTAAGAAAAGCTCGTCGAGCAAGACAATTTTCTAAGCGATAA
- the rplM gene encoding 50S ribosomal protein L13, whose amino-acid sequence MQKTFSAKNHKINRIWFLIDAKNKILGRIATEIAVRLRGKHKTEYTPHIDTGDFIIVINTSKLRVTGKKEIKKIYYRHTGYPGGIRKINFLKMQEHFPGRVLQKAVKGMLPKGPLGYSMFKKLKIYGDSNHPHSAQKPQLLNF is encoded by the coding sequence ATGCAAAAAACTTTCTCCGCAAAAAATCATAAAATTAATAGAATTTGGTTTTTAATAGATGCTAAAAATAAAATTTTAGGACGCATTGCTACTGAAATAGCGGTTCGTTTAAGAGGAAAACATAAAACAGAATATACACCTCATATCGATACAGGTGATTTTATAATAGTTATAAATACAAGTAAATTACGCGTAACAGGAAAAAAAGAAATTAAAAAAATATATTATCGCCATACAGGGTACCCTGGAGGGATTCGTAAAATTAATTTTTTAAAAATGCAAGAACATTTTCCTGGTCGTGTACTTCAAAAAGCAGTTAAAGGTATGTTACCAAAGGGTCCTTTGGGTTATTCCATGTTTAAAAAACTTAAAATATATGGGGATTCTAATCATCCTCACTCCGCTCAAAAACCTCAATTATTGAATTTTTAA